Sequence from the Parvicella tangerina genome:
TTTTAGTTCGATCATTCAAAGGTTACTACAACTCAGAGCATTACGTGGGGTTGACCGTTGGGGGATACTTTTGGCATTTTCTGGGAGTATTGTGGTTAGGACTCTTTGTTTTCTGGATGTCAATCACTATTTAGAATTATTCTAAAATCATTATTTAGCAAGATTTCTATTAAAATTTAGAGATAATGCTTAAACTTGCACTTTCAAAATTTGTGAAAAATGGCAGGACACGCTAAGGAAGTAGATGCAGCAACGGCATGGGGAGGAGACGGCTCTCCGTTTAGAATTTCTTATGGAAAGCAAATGATGTGGTTCTTCTTATTGTCGGATGCATTGACATTTGGAGGACTTTTGTGTGCTTATGGTTATTTTAGACATCAGTACGGTTCATGGCCGGTAGGAGAGGAAGTGTTTAATGCGATGCCTTTCTTAGGGAATGGCTATCCGTTGATGTATGTTGCTTTGATGACCTTCATCCTTATTGTTAGTTCCGTAACTATGGTACTGGCTGTTGAAGCTGGTCACCGACTGGATAAGAAGGGAGTGATCAAATGGCTTACACTGACTGTTGTAGGAGGGCTTTTCTTCGTTGGTTCGCAGGCTTGGGAGTGGTATCACTTTATTCACGGTTCACATTATGGTGTTTATCTCACTACAGAAGGTTGGGGTACGCTGATGGAACTGGATATAGAGAAACAGATTGCCGTCTTTGATTTTCATCATGGTCGAGAGATTATAGAGGGAGCCAAAGGATGGGAGTTATATTCTCATTCAGTAGCGGAAAATATGGGGCACATTCAAGGTGCTAACATGACGGAAAATGAATATGCACCAATGATTCCTCAATTCGCAAACTTGTTTTTCTTCATTACTGGTTTTCACGGATTTCACGTATTTTCAGGAGTGGTGATTAACTTGATCATATTGATTAATGTGGTTAAGGGTGTTTACGATGAAAGAGGACACTTCGAAATGGTAGAAAAAGTTGGATTGTACTGGCACTTTGTAGATTTAGTTTGGGTATTTGTATTTACCTTCTTCTACTTGGTTTAAATTAAAGATTATAGTCTTCTAGATATGGAAAGAGATGATTTAATAAGAGATAACGAGTATTCATTGTCAGCGAATCATGATGAAGCTCATGGAAAAGAGATCAGAAAGACGATCTGGTTTGTTACAGGTTTGTTAACACTTATTACTGTGGTTGAAGTTCTTGTTGGGGCTTTTATTAAGCAATATGACGAAGGTACTGTTGCTGGTTATTGGTGGATTGTCAAGTATAGCTTTATCGCATTAACTCTTGTTAAAGCAGGTTACATCGTGTTGAAGTTCATGCACTTAGGTGACGAGACGAAATCGTTTAAATATGTTTTGCTTGTGCCTTATTTCATATTTATTGCTTACTTGATCTTTATACTACTCACTGAAAGTACCTACTGGAATGGAATTTTATTCCCATAAATCAGTACGATGAGTAAAAAAGAACGAAGCTTAATTTCTAAGATATTATTGTTTGCCGGAATGTTTGGATTTCCGGCTTTTTTTATTCTCTTCTTCGCGTTAGGGAAGCAGAATTTTGAGTACTTGCTTTATTACGGAGATCA
This genomic interval carries:
- a CDS encoding cytochrome c oxidase subunit 3, yielding MAGHAKEVDAATAWGGDGSPFRISYGKQMMWFFLLSDALTFGGLLCAYGYFRHQYGSWPVGEEVFNAMPFLGNGYPLMYVALMTFILIVSSVTMVLAVEAGHRLDKKGVIKWLTLTVVGGLFFVGSQAWEWYHFIHGSHYGVYLTTEGWGTLMELDIEKQIAVFDFHHGREIIEGAKGWELYSHSVAENMGHIQGANMTENEYAPMIPQFANLFFFITGFHGFHVFSGVVINLIILINVVKGVYDERGHFEMVEKVGLYWHFVDLVWVFVFTFFYLV
- a CDS encoding cytochrome C oxidase subunit IV family protein, with protein sequence MERDDLIRDNEYSLSANHDEAHGKEIRKTIWFVTGLLTLITVVEVLVGAFIKQYDEGTVAGYWWIVKYSFIALTLVKAGYIVLKFMHLGDETKSFKYVLLVPYFIFIAYLIFILLTESTYWNGILFP